The Zootoca vivipara chromosome 16, rZooViv1.1, whole genome shotgun sequence genome has a segment encoding these proteins:
- the GNB3 gene encoding guanine nucleotide-binding protein G(I)/G(S)/G(T) subunit beta-3 isoform X1 has translation MGEIEQMKQEAEQLKKQIEDARKACADTTLTQLVSGLEVVGRIQMRTRRTLRGHLAKIYACHWSTDSKLMVSASQDGKLIVWDTYTTNKVHAIPLRSSWVMTCAYAPSGNFVACGGLDNMCSIYNLKSREGNVKVSRELSAHTGYLSCCRFLDDNNIVTSSGDTTCMLWDIETGQPKTTFVGHTGDCMSLAVSPDFNLFISGACDASAKLWDVREGSCRQTFTGHESDINAISFFPNGEAICTGSDDATCRLFDLRADQELIVYSHETIICGITSIAFSRSGRLLLAGYDDFNCNIWDSLKAERVGILSGHDNRVSCLGVTADGMAVSTGSWDSFLKIWN, from the exons ATGGGTGAAATAGAGCAGATGAAGCAAGAAGCTGAGCAGCTGAAGAAGCAGATTGAG GATGCCCGAAAAGCTTGTGCGGACACTACGCTTACACAG CTTGTGTCCGGGCTGGAAGTGGTTGGGCGCATTCAGATGCGTACACGGAGGACCCTGCGTGGACACCTGGCTAAGATCTATGCTTGTCACTGGTCCACAGATTCCAA GCTCATGGTCAGTGCCTCACAAGACGGGAAACTCATTGTCTGGGACACATACACAACCAACAAG GTTCATGCCATCCCTCTACGCTCCTCCTGGGTCATGACCTGTGCCTACGCCCCATCAGGGAACTTTGTGGCCTGCGGAGGTCTCGACAACATGTGCTCCATCTACAACCTCAAGAGCCGCGAAGGGAATGTGAAAGTGAGCCGGGAGCTCTCAGCCCATACAG GTTATCTCTCCTGCTGTCGATTCCTAGATGACAACAACATTGTGACCAGCTCTGGGGACACCACATG TATGCTCTGGGACATTGAAACCGGACAGCCGAAGACAACATTCGTCGGCCACACTGGAGACTGCATGAGCCTGGCCGTCTCCCCAGACTTCAACCTTTTCATCTCTGGAGCCTGCGACGCCTCGGCCAAGCTGTGGGATGTCCGGGAGGGCAGCTGCCGCCAGACTTTCACAGGGCACGAGTCGGATATCAACGCCATCTCT TTCTTCCCCAATGGCGAGGCCATTTGCACTGGTTCCGATGACGCCACCTGTCGCCTCTTTGACCTCCGGGCAGACCAGGAGCTCATTGTCTACTCACACGAGACCATCATCTGCGGAATTACCTCCATTGCGTTCTCCCGCAGCGGGCGGCTCCTGCTGGCTGGATACGATGATTTTAACTGCAATATCTGGGACTCCCTAAAAGCAGAACGTGTGG GAATCCTGTCTGGACATGACAACCGAGTGAGCTGTTTGGGCGTAACCGCAGATGGCATGGCTGTGTCTACCGGCTCCTGGGACAGCTTCCTGAAAATCTGGAACTGA
- the GNB3 gene encoding guanine nucleotide-binding protein G(I)/G(S)/G(T) subunit beta-3 isoform X2, whose amino-acid sequence MGEIEQMKQEAEQLKKQIELVSGLEVVGRIQMRTRRTLRGHLAKIYACHWSTDSKLMVSASQDGKLIVWDTYTTNKVHAIPLRSSWVMTCAYAPSGNFVACGGLDNMCSIYNLKSREGNVKVSRELSAHTGYLSCCRFLDDNNIVTSSGDTTCMLWDIETGQPKTTFVGHTGDCMSLAVSPDFNLFISGACDASAKLWDVREGSCRQTFTGHESDINAISFFPNGEAICTGSDDATCRLFDLRADQELIVYSHETIICGITSIAFSRSGRLLLAGYDDFNCNIWDSLKAERVGILSGHDNRVSCLGVTADGMAVSTGSWDSFLKIWN is encoded by the exons ATGGGTGAAATAGAGCAGATGAAGCAAGAAGCTGAGCAGCTGAAGAAGCAGATTGAG CTTGTGTCCGGGCTGGAAGTGGTTGGGCGCATTCAGATGCGTACACGGAGGACCCTGCGTGGACACCTGGCTAAGATCTATGCTTGTCACTGGTCCACAGATTCCAA GCTCATGGTCAGTGCCTCACAAGACGGGAAACTCATTGTCTGGGACACATACACAACCAACAAG GTTCATGCCATCCCTCTACGCTCCTCCTGGGTCATGACCTGTGCCTACGCCCCATCAGGGAACTTTGTGGCCTGCGGAGGTCTCGACAACATGTGCTCCATCTACAACCTCAAGAGCCGCGAAGGGAATGTGAAAGTGAGCCGGGAGCTCTCAGCCCATACAG GTTATCTCTCCTGCTGTCGATTCCTAGATGACAACAACATTGTGACCAGCTCTGGGGACACCACATG TATGCTCTGGGACATTGAAACCGGACAGCCGAAGACAACATTCGTCGGCCACACTGGAGACTGCATGAGCCTGGCCGTCTCCCCAGACTTCAACCTTTTCATCTCTGGAGCCTGCGACGCCTCGGCCAAGCTGTGGGATGTCCGGGAGGGCAGCTGCCGCCAGACTTTCACAGGGCACGAGTCGGATATCAACGCCATCTCT TTCTTCCCCAATGGCGAGGCCATTTGCACTGGTTCCGATGACGCCACCTGTCGCCTCTTTGACCTCCGGGCAGACCAGGAGCTCATTGTCTACTCACACGAGACCATCATCTGCGGAATTACCTCCATTGCGTTCTCCCGCAGCGGGCGGCTCCTGCTGGCTGGATACGATGATTTTAACTGCAATATCTGGGACTCCCTAAAAGCAGAACGTGTGG GAATCCTGTCTGGACATGACAACCGAGTGAGCTGTTTGGGCGTAACCGCAGATGGCATGGCTGTGTCTACCGGCTCCTGGGACAGCTTCCTGAAAATCTGGAACTGA